A genomic window from Apium graveolens cultivar Ventura unplaced genomic scaffold, ASM990537v1 ctg1876, whole genome shotgun sequence includes:
- the LOC141700175 gene encoding cell division control protein 2 homolog isoform X3, producing the protein MLDVQTRDNLVAIVFEYIKSDLQKFLKSAPLTTWSPEVVKRFLHNILSGILYLHTNKIVHRDLKTDNMLIDGADGVVKLADFGLSREIDIHLRSLTKQVGNIDNMAPEVLLGSDSYSTPSDIWAVGCVFAEMVMGHHLFGERCRPPELLNNICSILVTPNEEMWPGVTTLCPAISRQTVFPPKNLTEVIQGLEPAGINLLSASSSI; encoded by the exons ATGCTTGACGTACAGACCCGTGACAACCTTGTCGCTATCGTCTTTGAGTATATCAAAAGTGATCTACAAAAATTCCTGAAGTCAGCCCCATTAACAACCTGGAGTCCTGAAGTCGTAAAA AGGTTTTTGCATAATATCTTATCTGGAATCCTATACCTGCACACAAATAAAATTGTTCATCGAGATTTGAAGACCGATAACATGCTGATTGATGGTGCTGATGGTGTTGTGAAACTTGCAGACTTTGGATTATCTAGGGAAATTGACATCCATCTCAGGTCACTTACTAAGCAG GTGGGAAACATTGATAATATGGCTCCTGAAGTTCTGCTCGGATCTGACAGCTACTCCACGCCTTCTGATATTTGGGCTGTCGGCTGTGTATTTGCTGAAATGGTGATGGGACACCATTTGTTTGGGGAAAGATGCCGTCCACCTGAACTGTTGAACAATATATGCAG CATTTTAGTCACACCTAATGAGGAAATGTGGCCTGGAGTGACCACATTGTGTCCCGCTATCAGCAGGCAGACAGTTTTTCCTCCTAAG AATCTTACAGAAGTAATTCAAGGTCTTGAACCAGCAGGAATAAATCTTCTATCGGCGAGTTCTtcaatttaa
- the LOC141700175 gene encoding cell division control protein 2 homolog B-like isoform X2: MLDVQTRDNLVAIVFEYIKSDLQKFLKSAPLTTWSPEVVKRFLHNILSGILYLHTNKIVHRDLKTDNMLIDGADGVVKLADFGLSREIDIHLRSLTKQVGNIDNMAPEVLLGSDSYSTPSDIWAVGCVFAEMVMGHHLFGERCRPPELLNNICSILVTPNEEMWPGVTTLCPAISRQTVFPPKNMLRWNPSDRITAAEALKHEYFHGIQDHM, translated from the exons ATGCTTGACGTACAGACCCGTGACAACCTTGTCGCTATCGTCTTTGAGTATATCAAAAGTGATCTACAAAAATTCCTGAAGTCAGCCCCATTAACAACCTGGAGTCCTGAAGTCGTAAAA AGGTTTTTGCATAATATCTTATCTGGAATCCTATACCTGCACACAAATAAAATTGTTCATCGAGATTTGAAGACCGATAACATGCTGATTGATGGTGCTGATGGTGTTGTGAAACTTGCAGACTTTGGATTATCTAGGGAAATTGACATCCATCTCAGGTCACTTACTAAGCAG GTGGGAAACATTGATAATATGGCTCCTGAAGTTCTGCTCGGATCTGACAGCTACTCCACGCCTTCTGATATTTGGGCTGTCGGCTGTGTATTTGCTGAAATGGTGATGGGACACCATTTGTTTGGGGAAAGATGCCGTCCACCTGAACTGTTGAACAATATATGCAG CATTTTAGTCACACCTAATGAGGAAATGTGGCCTGGAGTGACCACATTGTGTCCCGCTATCAGCAGGCAGACAGTTTTTCCTCCTAAG AATATGCTGCGCTGGAATCCAAGTGACAGAATAACAGCTGCTGAAGCGCTTAAACATGAGTACTTTCATGGTATCCAGGATCATATGTGA
- the LOC141700175 gene encoding cell division control protein 2 homolog isoform X1: MLDVQTRDNLVAIVFEYIKSDLQKFLKSAPLTTWSPEVVKRFLHNILSGILYLHTNKIVHRDLKTDNMLIDGADGVVKLADFGLSREIDIHLRSLTKQVGNIDNMAPEVLLGSDSYSTPSDIWAVGCVFAEMVMGHHLFGERCRPPELLNNICSILVTPNEEMWPGVTTLCPAISRQTVFPPKVMQDLCVVISLHPLVVLMLKELIFSPMFFL, translated from the exons ATGCTTGACGTACAGACCCGTGACAACCTTGTCGCTATCGTCTTTGAGTATATCAAAAGTGATCTACAAAAATTCCTGAAGTCAGCCCCATTAACAACCTGGAGTCCTGAAGTCGTAAAA AGGTTTTTGCATAATATCTTATCTGGAATCCTATACCTGCACACAAATAAAATTGTTCATCGAGATTTGAAGACCGATAACATGCTGATTGATGGTGCTGATGGTGTTGTGAAACTTGCAGACTTTGGATTATCTAGGGAAATTGACATCCATCTCAGGTCACTTACTAAGCAG GTGGGAAACATTGATAATATGGCTCCTGAAGTTCTGCTCGGATCTGACAGCTACTCCACGCCTTCTGATATTTGGGCTGTCGGCTGTGTATTTGCTGAAATGGTGATGGGACACCATTTGTTTGGGGAAAGATGCCGTCCACCTGAACTGTTGAACAATATATGCAG CATTTTAGTCACACCTAATGAGGAAATGTGGCCTGGAGTGACCACATTGTGTCCCGCTATCAGCAGGCAGACAGTTTTTCCTCCTAAGGTAATGCAGGATCTCTGTGTAGTTATTTCCCTTCACCCTCTGGTAGTATTAATGTTAAAAGAACTAATTTTCAGTCCTATGTTCTTCCTTTAG